In one Cloacibacillus porcorum genomic region, the following are encoded:
- a CDS encoding HpcH/HpaI aldolase/citrate lyase family protein → MKPSRSMLYIPGDSPGMIQHAPIFGADSILLDLEDAVALTEKDAARRMVAVFLKRFDFKDLFVTVRINGADTEFFEKDLEEIIPCAPEAVRLPKCNGPEDVLLADKKITEIENRCGLPLGSVKIHAMIETALGLEMAFAIASASPRVSALTIGGQDFTADMGVQKTKEGRELFYARCRVVAAAHAAGVDSYDTVWADIMDNEGLLRETKEIVGLGFTGKACIHPSQIATIHKAFMPAEKDLRKAERVVEAAERAEREGKGVVSVDDKMVDAPVVARSRHLLALAELYGLKRGEL, encoded by the coding sequence ATGCTCTATATTCCAGGGGACTCCCCCGGGATGATACAGCACGCGCCGATCTTCGGAGCCGACAGCATCCTGCTGGACCTTGAGGACGCCGTCGCGCTCACGGAAAAGGACGCGGCGCGCCGGATGGTCGCGGTCTTTCTAAAGAGATTTGACTTCAAAGACCTGTTTGTGACCGTCAGGATAAACGGCGCTGATACCGAGTTTTTTGAGAAAGACCTGGAAGAGATAATCCCCTGCGCCCCAGAGGCCGTGCGCCTGCCGAAGTGCAACGGTCCCGAGGATGTGCTGCTCGCCGATAAAAAAATAACGGAGATAGAAAACAGATGCGGCCTGCCCCTCGGTTCGGTCAAGATCCACGCGATGATCGAAACGGCGCTGGGCCTTGAGATGGCCTTCGCCATCGCCTCCGCCTCGCCGCGCGTCAGCGCGCTCACCATCGGAGGCCAGGACTTTACCGCGGATATGGGGGTTCAAAAAACGAAAGAGGGGCGCGAGCTATTCTACGCCAGATGCCGGGTCGTCGCGGCGGCCCACGCCGCCGGCGTAGATTCATATGATACGGTGTGGGCTGACATAATGGACAACGAGGGGCTGCTGCGTGAGACGAAAGAGATAGTCGGCCTCGGCTTCACTGGCAAGGCCTGCATCCATCCGAGCCAGATTGCGACGATACATAAGGCCTTTATGCCGGCGGAAAAAGATCTGCGCAAGGCGGAGCGCGTCGTGGAGGCCGCCGAAAGGGCGGAGCGCGAGGGTAAGGGCGTCGTCTCGGTAGACGACAAAATGGTCGACGCCCCCGTCGTTGCGAGGTCAAGACATCTGCTTGCCCTCGCGGAGCTTTATGGCTTAAAGAGAGGAGAACTTTAA
- the citF gene encoding citrate lyase subunit alpha, producing MKNVTNSLNRIVPAEIAGVGSFAPYRSPFSTIAALGGRMRPASPIKAAVPSRNKVVPSLRTAIERSGLCDGMTISFHHHLRNGDAVIPMVLAELEAMGFKNLTFAPSSIPDAHDCVADYIKSGLIGKLYTSGVRGRLGKLLSSGEVDIPVVIRSHGGRARAIEEGSIKIDVAFLAAPACDCLGNINGISGPSACGSLGYAITDARNAAHVIAVTDNLVEYPLSPKISIPQYLVDQVVVVDSIGDPAKIATGAARITRNPVDLRIAQDSFRLMKAAGIIEPGFSFQMGVGGASLAAAVYLEEYMSEKGIVGSFGLGGVGGYLAAMHDKGMFRTVFDVQSFDAVVTKSMIANPSHIEIDASWYANPFNAGALVNNLDCVILAALEVDTDFNVNVLTGNDGVLRGASGGHQDTAAGAKLSIIVCPSFRGGVPSIKDKVTTVTTPGETVGAIVTERGICINPRRPELLESALKAKLPVMEIAALKKEVEKLTGVPEPIEFNYDKLLAAVEYRDGTLIDGVYAAK from the coding sequence ATGAAGAACGTGACAAACTCTCTTAACAGAATAGTCCCTGCGGAGATAGCGGGGGTAGGCTCTTTCGCGCCCTACCGGTCGCCCTTTTCAACGATAGCGGCGCTCGGCGGCCGGATGAGACCGGCGTCGCCAATCAAGGCCGCGGTTCCGAGCAGAAATAAAGTCGTCCCCTCGCTGCGTACCGCCATCGAACGGTCCGGCCTCTGCGACGGCATGACGATATCCTTCCACCACCACCTGCGTAACGGCGACGCCGTCATCCCGATGGTACTGGCGGAGCTAGAGGCGATGGGCTTCAAAAACCTCACCTTCGCGCCGAGCTCGATCCCCGACGCCCACGACTGCGTGGCGGACTACATAAAAAGCGGCCTCATTGGAAAACTCTACACCTCCGGCGTCCGCGGCAGATTGGGCAAACTCCTCTCCAGCGGCGAAGTCGACATCCCCGTAGTAATCCGCAGCCACGGCGGCCGCGCGCGCGCCATCGAAGAGGGCTCGATCAAAATAGACGTCGCCTTCCTCGCGGCCCCCGCCTGCGACTGCCTGGGAAACATAAACGGCATCTCCGGCCCCTCCGCCTGCGGCTCCCTCGGCTACGCGATCACAGACGCGAGAAACGCCGCGCACGTAATCGCGGTGACCGACAACCTCGTCGAATACCCGCTGTCGCCGAAAATATCAATTCCCCAATACCTCGTCGACCAGGTAGTAGTCGTAGACAGCATAGGCGACCCCGCGAAAATCGCCACCGGCGCGGCGCGCATCACGCGCAACCCTGTAGATTTGCGCATAGCGCAGGACTCCTTCCGCCTCATGAAGGCGGCGGGCATAATAGAGCCGGGCTTCTCCTTCCAGATGGGAGTAGGCGGTGCGAGCCTCGCGGCGGCCGTCTACCTTGAAGAATACATGTCGGAAAAGGGCATAGTCGGCAGCTTCGGCCTCGGCGGAGTAGGAGGATACCTGGCGGCGATGCACGACAAAGGCATGTTCAGGACAGTATTTGACGTCCAGTCCTTTGACGCGGTAGTGACTAAGTCTATGATTGCCAACCCGAGCCACATAGAAATAGACGCCTCGTGGTACGCGAACCCCTTCAACGCGGGGGCGCTCGTCAACAACCTTGACTGCGTGATCCTCGCGGCGCTGGAAGTTGACACAGACTTCAACGTCAACGTCCTGACGGGCAACGACGGGGTACTGCGCGGAGCCTCCGGAGGTCACCAGGACACGGCGGCTGGGGCGAAACTCTCGATAATAGTCTGCCCCTCCTTCCGTGGAGGAGTACCGTCGATAAAAGACAAAGTGACGACCGTCACGACGCCGGGCGAGACCGTGGGAGCGATAGTGACGGAGCGGGGAATATGCATCAACCCGCGCCGTCCGGAACTGCTGGAATCCGCGCTCAAGGCGAAACTTCCCGTAATGGAAATCGCCGCCCTTAAAAAAGAGGTGGAAAAACTGACGGGAGTGCCGGAGCCGATAGAATTCAACTATGACAAACTGCTTGCCGCGGTGGAATACCGCGACGGAACGCTGATAGACGGCGTATACGCCGCGAAATAA